A window from Ovis canadensis isolate MfBH-ARS-UI-01 breed Bighorn chromosome 4, ARS-UI_OviCan_v2, whole genome shotgun sequence encodes these proteins:
- the FGL2 gene encoding fibroleukin gives MKLANWCWLSSTVLATYGFLVVANNETEEIKDEAAQNACRVRLESRGRCEEEGECPYQVNLPPLTIQLPKQFSRIEEVFKEVQNLKEIVNSLKKTCQDCKLQADDNRDPGRNGLLLPGAGAPGETGDSRVRELESEVNKLSSDLKNAKEEIDVLQGRLEKLNLVNMNNIEHYVDSKVANLTFVVNSLDGKCSSKCPRQEQIQSLPVQQHLIYKDCSEYYTIGKRSSELYRVTPDPRNSSFEVFCDMETMAGGWTVLQARVDGSTNFTRTWQDYKVGFGNLRREFWLGNDKIHLLTKSKDMILRIDLEDFNGVKLYALYDHFYVANEFLKYRLHVGNYNGTAGDALRFSKHYNHDLKFFTTPDRDNDRYPSGNCGLYYSSGWWFDACLSANLNGKYYHQKYRGVRNGIFWGTWPGISEAQPGGYKSSFKEVKMMIRPKHFKP, from the exons ATGAAGCTGGCGAACTGGTGCTGGCTGAGCTCAACTGTCCTTGCTACATATGGTTTTTTGGTTGTGGCaaacaatgaaacagaagaaattaaagatgaagcAGCCCAGAATGCCTGCCGGGTGAGACTAGAAAGCAGAGGGAGATGTGAGGAGGAAGGCGAATGTCCCTACCAGGTGAACCTGCCCCCGCTGACTATTCAGCTCCCCAAGCAGTTCAGCAGGATCGAGGAGGTGTTCAAAGAAGTTCAGAATCTCAAGGAAATTGTAAATAGTTTGAAGAAGACTTGCCAAGACTGCAAACTGCAGGCTGATGACAATCGAGACCCAGGAAGAAATGGATTGCTGTTACCAGGCGCAGGAGCCCCAGGAGAAACTGGGGACAGCAGAGTGAGAGAATTAGAGAGCGAGGTGAACAAACTGTCCTCTGACCTTAAGAATGCCAAGGAGGAGATCGATGTGCTTCAGGGTCGCCTGGAGAAGCTGAATCTTGTAAATATGAACAACATAGAACATTATGTTGATAGCAAAGTGGCAAACCTCACATTTGTTGTCAATAGTTTGGATGGCAAGTGTTCATCTAagtgtcccaggcaagaacaaaTACAATCACTCCCAG TTCAGCAACATCTTATATATAAAGATTGCTCTGAATACTACACAATAGGCAAAAGAAGCAGTGAGCTCTATAGAGTTACACCGGATCCCAGAAACAGTAGCTTCGAAGTTTTCTGTGACATGGAGACCATGGCGGGAGGCTGGACAGTGCTGCAAGCACGTGTTGATGGAAGCACCAACTTCACCAGAACATGGCAAGACTACAAAGTAGGCTTTGGAAACCTCAGAAGAGAATTTTGGCTGGGGAACGATAAAATCCATCTTCTGACTAAGAGTAAGGACATGATTCTAAGAATAGATCTTGAAGACTTTAATGGTGTCAAACTCTATGCCTTGTATGATCACTTTTATGTGGCCAACGAGTTTCTCAAATACCGTCTACACGTTGGTAACTATAATGGCACAGCTGGAGATGCCTTACGTTTCAGTAAACATTACAACCACGACCTGAAGTTTTTCACCACCCCGGATAGAGACAATGATCGATACCCCTCTGGGAACTGTGGGCTCTACTACAGTTCAGGCTGGTGGTTTGATGCCTGTCTTTCTGCAAACTTGAATGGCAAATATTATCACCAAAAATACAGAGGTGTCCGAAATGGGATTTTCTGGGGTACCTGGCCTGGCATAAGTGAGGCACAACCTGGTGGTTACAAGTCCTCCTTCAAAGAAGTCAAAATGATGATCAGACCCAAGCACTTTAAGCCATAA